From a single Oreochromis niloticus isolate F11D_XX linkage group LG4, O_niloticus_UMD_NMBU, whole genome shotgun sequence genomic region:
- the ddx47 gene encoding putative ATP-dependent RNA helicase DDX47, protein MADEESVKPNTDETLEGSSSDEGSDHGDGGENDETVKSFKDLGVTEVLCEACDQLGWKSPTKIQIEAIPVALQGKDVIGLAETGSGKTGAFALPILQSLLASPQRLHTLVLTPTRELAFQISEQFEALGSSIGVKCAVIVGGIDMMSQSLVLAKKPHVVIATPGRLIDHLENTKGFSLRALKFLVMDEADRILNMDFETEVDKILKVIPRERRTFLFSATMTKKVQKLERAALKDPVKCAVSTKYSTVDKLQQYYIFIPSKYKDCYLVSILNELAGNSFIIFCSTCNTAQRVALLLRNLGITAIPLHGQMSQNKRLGALNKFKSKSRSVLLATDVASRGLDIPHVDCVINYDIPTHSKDYIHRVGRTARAGRSGKSITFVTQYDVELFQRIETLIGKKLPAFPTQEEEVMMLVERVSEAQRFAKIEMKEQGDKRKRPKRGDGDDDDTEQATGVRKKVKGGGGGAGGGKKRGGGAWRGGR, encoded by the exons ATGGCGGACGAGGAGAGCGTGAAGCCAAACACAGACGAAACGCTCGAAGGTTCGAGCAGCGATGAGGGAAGCGATCACGGTGATGGCGGAGAAAACGACGAGACGGTGAAGAGCTTCAAGGATCTG GGTGTTACTGAGGTTCTCTGTGAGGCTTGTGATCAGCTGGGATGGAAGAGCCCCACCAAGATCCAGATAGAAGCTATACCGGTGGCTCTGCAAG GGAAGGATGTTATTGGCCTGGCGGAGACTGGTTCAGGAAAGACCGGTGCCTTTGCTCTGCCTATCCTCCAGTCACTGCTGGCCTCCCCCCAGAGGCTTCATACGCTTGTTCTCACCCCCACCAGAGAGTTGGCGTTTCAGATCTCTGAGCAGTTTGAGGCCCTTGGCTCCAGCATCGGCGTTAAGTGCG CCGTGATAGTCGGTGGAATTGACATGATGTCCCAGTCCCTGGTGTTAGCAAAAAAGCCGCACGTCGTTATTG ccACGCCCGGTCGCTTGATCGACCACCTTGAGAACACAAAGGGCTTCTCTCTACGAGCGCTGAAGTTCCTGGTCatggatgaagcagacagaatcCTCAACATGGACTTTGAAACTGAG gtgGATAAAATCTTGAAGGTGATCCCAAGAGAAAGACGCACTTTCTTGTTCTCGGCTACCATGACCAAAAAG GTCCAGAAACTAGAGAGAGCAGCTTTGAAAGATCCTGTGAAGTGCGCGGTGTCTACGAAATACTCCACAGTAGACAAACTGCAGCAGTACTACATCTTTATACCATCTAAGTACAAG GACTGCTACCTGGTTTCCATCCTGAACGAGCTGGCCGGGAACTCCTTTATTATTTTCTGCAGCACATGTAACACAGCCCAGCGGGTGGCGCTGTTGTTAAGGAACCTCGGCATCACTGCTATCCCTCTACATGGGCAGATGAGTCAG AATAAACGTCTCGGAGCTCTGAACAAGTTCAAGTCCAAGTCTCGGTCGGTGCTGCTGGCGACTGACGTGGCATCCAGAGGACTGGATATTCCTCATGTCGACTGCGTCATCAACTATGACATTCCCACTCACTCTAAG GACTATATTCACAGAGTTGGCCGAACAGCCAGAGCAGGACGATCCGGGAAATCCATCACTTTCGTCACTCA GTATGATGTGGAGCTTTTCCAGCGAATTGAAACCTTGATTGGGAAGAAACTTCCAGCCTTTCCAACCCAAGAGGAGGAAGTGATGATGCTGGTGGAGAGGGTGAGCGAGGCCCAGAGATTTGCCAAAATA GAAATGAAGGAGCAAGGCGACAAAAGGAAAAGGCCAAAAAGAGGGGACGGAGACGATGATGACACGGAACAGGCGACCGGCGTGAGGAAGAAGgttaaaggaggaggaggaggagcaggaggagggaaGAAGCGTGGCGGAGGAGCCTGGAGGGGCGGACGCTGA
- the wbp11 gene encoding WW domain-binding protein 11: MGRRSTSSTKSGKFMNPTDQARKEARKRELKKNKKQRMMVRAAVLKMKDPRQIIRDMEKLDEMEFNPVQQPLLNEKVLRDKRKKLRETFERIVRLYERENPETYKELRKLELDYETKRGQLSLYFDSVKNAELVEVDSIPLPDMPHAPSSIHIQDIPLPGAQPPSILKKSSTFGKGPSSSGPALATVPGVPRLPPGKKPPGPPPGPPPPQVLALYGPARRGYGTDAEPSIPGFEKDSAMDLGRDRDSGSESDRDQDDIDDDSDSEDISEEERDEGGDGEQRMRLDRQDDEREREEDRDRSERHGGRSVRFADMPAEAPRDGKKKKKRVVKKTKAITPLQAMMLRMAGQSVPEEEEEEEVEEEYTDESDSSDIEDRGPPGDNQSHLMANQRLPPPAGTTGQQGPPHMQGPPMTGPPPLGPPPAPPMRPPGPPSGPPPGPPPGAPPFLRPPGMPAGMRAPMPRLLPPGPPPGRPPGPPPGPPPGLPPGPPPRGPPPRLPPPAPPGIPPPPPRAGGPPRPLAPPLSLFPPPLNSNVLSAPPNIVQRQKGSGSSQDGLQANLQPPAMPMRPGVMQMPPPPGTAAASTGTNPGSNPPSHHHAPTIEKRANITSVAAAGGNLAAGAGAGGATISAKPQIINPKAEVTRFVPTALRVRRDKVGAMPGAAPGPMEKAGGSVGGRRGDEGVGVGQWQKQHTAAAPMGVANPSQMGAVSQPNMKTKDQVYEAFMREMEGLL; the protein is encoded by the exons ATGGGGCGACGTTCAACCTCCTCCACCAAGAGTGGGAAGTTTATGAATCCCACCGACCAGGCCA GAAAGGAGGCCAGAAAAAGGGAGTTAAAAAAG AACAAGAAGCAGAGGATGATGGTGAGAGCAGCAGTCCTGAAGATGAAGGATCCCAGACAGATCATCAGAGACATGGAGAAGCTGGATGAGATGG AGTTCAACCCAGTTCAGCAGCCGTTGCTGAATGAGAAGGTGTTGCGGGACAAGAGGAAGAAGTTGCGTGAGACATTTGAGCGCATTGTTCGTCTGTACGAAAGAGAGAATCCCGAAACCTACAAAGAGCTACGCAAACTTGAACTGGACTATGAGACCAAAAGAGGGCAGCTGTCTCTTTATTTTGACTCAGTCAAG AATGCAGAGTTGGTGGAGGTTGACAGTATCCCTCTACCAGACATGCCTCATGCCCCATCCAGTATCCACATCCAGGACATCCCATTACCAGGGGCTCAGCCTCCCTCCATATTGAAGAAGAGCTCCACTTTTGG TAAAGGACCATCGTCCTCCGGACCAGCATTGGCAACAGTGCCAGGTGTCCCACGCTTACCTCCAGGGAAGAAGCCCCCTGGGCCTCCACCTGGCCCCCCACCTCCTCAGGTCCTGGCACTGTATGGACCTGCTCGACGCGGTTACGGCACAGATGCAG AGCCTTCCATTCCTGGATTTGAAAAGGACTCTGCAATGGATTTGGGGAGAGATCGGGACAGCGGGAGTGAGAGCGACAGAGATCAGGACGATATTGATGACGACAGCGACTCTGAAGACATCAGTGAAGAAGAGAGAGATGAAGGGGGAGATGGCGAACAGAGAATGCGCTTGGACAGGCAGGACGATGAGAGAGAACGAGAAGAAGATAGAGACAGAAGTGAAAGACATGGTG GTCGTAGCGTACGTTTCGCAGATATGCCTGCAGAGGCACCCCGTGacggaaaaaagaagaagaagagggttGTGAAGAAGACCAAGGCCATTACACCTCTGCAAGCCATGATGTTAAGGATGGCAG GTCAGTCAGTTcctgaagaagaggaagaagaagaggtagAGGAAGAATACACAGATGAATCAGACAGCTCTGACATAGAGGACAGAGGCCCTCCAGGGGACAACCAGTCCCATCTCATGGCCAATCAGCGACTGCCCCCTCCAGCTGGGACCACGGGACAGCAAGGGCCTCCACACATGCAAGGGCCACCGATGACAGGACCTCCACCACTTGGTCCACCTCCGGCACCACCAATGAGGCCTCCTGGTCCACCATCTGGCCCACCTCCTGGCCCCCCACCAG GTGCTCCTCCGTTCTTGAGGCCTCCTGGCATGCCTGCAGGAATGAGGGCTCCAATGCCTCGGCTTCTGCCTCCTGGGCCTCCACCAGGTCGACCACCTGGTCCTCCACCAGGCCCCCCTCCTGGCCTTCCACCAGGCCCTCCACCACGTGGTCCACCTCCCAGATTACCACCCCCAGCACCACCAG GTATCCCACCTCCTCCCCCAAGAGCTGGAGGGCCCCCGCGTCCTCTTGcaccacctctctctctcttccctccaCCTCTCAATTCGAATGTGCTGAGTGCTCCTCCAAACATTGTTCAGCGGCAAAAAGGCTCAGGATCCAGCCAGGACGGTTTACAGGCCAACCTGCAACCCCCTGCTATGCCCATGCGACCCGGTGTCATGCAGATGCCCCCTCCGCCTGGGACAGCTGCTGCCTCCACAGGCACCAATCCTGGCAGCAATCCCCCCAGCCATCACCACGCGCCCACCATCGAAAAACGCGCAAACATCACCTCTGTTGCAGCTGCAGGAGGCAACCTGGCGGCAGGTGCCGGTGCAGGCGGGGCCACCATCTCTGCCAAACCTCAAATTATCAATCCCAAGGCAGAGGTCACCCGCTTTGTGCCCACAGCGCTGAGGGTGCGTAGGGACAAGGTTGGAGCAATGCCAGGAGCAGCACCTGGGCCCATGGAGAAAGCAGGGGGTTCTGTTGGAGGAAGGAGGGGAGATGAAGGTGTGGGAGTAGGCCAGTGGCAGAAACAGCACACCGCAGCAGCTCCTATGGGCGTGGCCAATCCATCTCAGATGGGTGCTGTGTCTCAGCCCAACATGAAGACTAAAGACCAGGTGTATGAAGCCTTTATGAGGGAGATGGAGGGACTCCTCTAA
- the LOC100692156 gene encoding uncharacterized protein C22orf31 isoform X1, whose amino-acid sequence MDKLTVPVHLKDHNYRMKNTACRARDAKKPRACSKQPCCSKDQVINSTLRPRRSDRIASQPQKRKRSPASSSSRPLVKPRKNSVPPSAISHDDLPVAKKMPPRPEPCSTDHQPTSSGDSPLKIHNLSVEDYQRLYHEVVDSMLTYKNGRPRPYSLELGRRIKKKLWERLNRPVVQTSTNEDGLEHIDMVYGQKVKLPNYDFDISS is encoded by the exons ATGGACAAG CTTACTGTGCCCGTTCACCTCAAAGACCATAATTATCGGATGAAAAACACTGCATGCCGGGCCCGTGATGCAAAGAAacccagagcctgcagcaaacAACCATGCTGCAGCAAGGACCAG GTTATTAATTCAACCCTGAGGCCCCGGCGCTCTGATAGAATAGCCAGTCAGCCCCAGAAAAGGAAGCGAAGCCCAGCATCCAGTTCTTCCCGACCTTTGGTTAAACCTCGAAAGAACTCGGTGCCTCCCTCTGCTATCTCACATGACGACCTGCCAGTGGCAAAAAAAATGCCCCCCAGACCCGAGCCATGCAGTACCGACCACCAGCCAACCAGCTCCGGTGACAGCCCTTTAAAAATCCACAATCTCTCAGTGGAAGATTATCAGCGACTCTACCATGAGGTGGTAGATAGCATGCTGAC GTACAAGAATGGCCGCCCTCGTCCCTACAGTTTAGAGCTGGGGAGACGCATTAAGAAAAAGCTGTGGGAGAGACTGAATCGTCCTGTGGTGCAGACATCAACTAACGAGGATGGACTTGAACACATTGACATGGTGTATGGGCAAAAAGTCAAACTCCCAAACTATGATTTTGACATTTCGAGTTAG
- the LOC100692156 gene encoding uncharacterized protein C22orf31 isoform X2: MKNTACRARDAKKPRACSKQPCCSKDQVINSTLRPRRSDRIASQPQKRKRSPASSSSRPLVKPRKNSVPPSAISHDDLPVAKKMPPRPEPCSTDHQPTSSGDSPLKIHNLSVEDYQRLYHEVVDSMLTYKNGRPRPYSLELGRRIKKKLWERLNRPVVQTSTNEDGLEHIDMVYGQKVKLPNYDFDISS, translated from the exons ATGAAAAACACTGCATGCCGGGCCCGTGATGCAAAGAAacccagagcctgcagcaaacAACCATGCTGCAGCAAGGACCAG GTTATTAATTCAACCCTGAGGCCCCGGCGCTCTGATAGAATAGCCAGTCAGCCCCAGAAAAGGAAGCGAAGCCCAGCATCCAGTTCTTCCCGACCTTTGGTTAAACCTCGAAAGAACTCGGTGCCTCCCTCTGCTATCTCACATGACGACCTGCCAGTGGCAAAAAAAATGCCCCCCAGACCCGAGCCATGCAGTACCGACCACCAGCCAACCAGCTCCGGTGACAGCCCTTTAAAAATCCACAATCTCTCAGTGGAAGATTATCAGCGACTCTACCATGAGGTGGTAGATAGCATGCTGAC GTACAAGAATGGCCGCCCTCGTCCCTACAGTTTAGAGCTGGGGAGACGCATTAAGAAAAAGCTGTGGGAGAGACTGAATCGTCCTGTGGTGCAGACATCAACTAACGAGGATGGACTTGAACACATTGACATGGTGTATGGGCAAAAAGTCAAACTCCCAAACTATGATTTTGACATTTCGAGTTAG
- the LOC109201998 gene encoding pleckstrin homology domain-containing family F member 2-like → MMDHPTFERENQERVQAVENSFHQAGKPLCKPGRILIGEGTVLKQGRKKIQQKIFFLFTDILVYGSIVVPGRWYKKQKIIPLEDIELEDLEDSDIFKHQWLIRTPRKSFFVSAPSSEEKKAWIEHINECRSSLMQGTSRKPSKKFAVSWIPDQAACKCMRCLTTKFGPANRRHHCRNCGFLVCNSCSKQRAVISHIHPTKKLRICSFCYKYINEEKFRNRGDSAGKSSSEEDELCPSGEENEEVQEGGIGIYSPSNWLDTKNGTWERLSIYDYPKPVPSQ, encoded by the exons ATGATGGATCACCCAACCTTTGAACGAGAGAACCAAGAGCGTGTGCAGGCGGTGGAGAACTCGTTCCATCAAGCAGGGAAGCCCTTGTGCAAGCCGGGCCGGATTCTAATCGGAGAGGGAACTGTATTAAAGCAGGGTCGCAAGAAGATACAGCAGAaaatcttcttcctcttcactgATATTCTGGTGTACGGCAGCATTGTTGTGCCCGGTCGCTGGTACAAAAAGCAGAAGATCATCCCTTTAG AGGACATTGAGCTGGAAGACCTGGAGGACAGTGACATATTCAAGCATCAGTGGCTGATCCGAACTCCAAGGAAGTCTTTTTTTGTGTCCGCCCCTTCGTCCGAGGAGAAGAAGGCCTGGATAGAGCACATCAATGAATGCCGGTCCAGCCTAATGCAGGGCACCAGCCGCAAACCTAGCAAGAAGTTTGCTGTTTCCTGGATTCCTGATCAGGCTGCGTGCAAATGCATGCGGTGCCTCACTACAAAGTTTGGTCCGGCCAATCGTCGACACCACTGCAGGAATTGCGGCTTCTTGGTCTGCAATTCCTGCTCCAAGCAACGCGCTGTTATTAGTCACATCCACCCCACTAAAAAGCTGAGGATCTGCAGCTTCTGCTACAAGTATATTAATGAAGAGAAATTTCGCAACAGGGGAGACAGCGCCGGGAAAAGCAGCTCAGAGGAGGACGAGTTGTGTCCTTCTGGAGAGGAAAATGAGGAAGTGCAGGAAGGAGGAATAGGGATCTATTCTCCCAGCAACTGGCTGGACACCAAAAACGGGACTTGGGAACGACTGAGCATTTATGATTACCCAAAGCCAGTGCCATCACAGTAG